A portion of the Candidatus Schekmanbacteria bacterium genome contains these proteins:
- a CDS encoding AbiV family abortive infection protein, producing MKKEVYLEIYNECNHNARKLIEAAQTLCSKRYFAQAYALAFTALEEISKGQFAADVFTGLKTEDSFRAFYRQHREKINNIGWAYCDASSYPYKYKWIGPDAEDTQEMNPATPSWDKRKLALYVDVDFSANTITTPREAVTEKDAYDIIHVADTALHRIWEITGEFGGMQIGTKGFMK from the coding sequence ATCTAGAAATCTACAACGAATGCAACCACAATGCGCGGAAGCTTATAGAAGCTGCCCAAACACTATGTAGCAAACGATATTTTGCGCAAGCTTATGCGCTTGCTTTCACTGCCCTGGAAGAGATTTCAAAAGGCCAGTTTGCGGCTGATGTATTTACTGGATTGAAGACAGAAGACAGCTTCAGAGCGTTTTACCGTCAACACAGAGAGAAAATTAACAACATTGGTTGGGCTTATTGTGATGCGAGCAGCTACCCTTACAAGTATAAGTGGATTGGTCCTGATGCAGAAGATACGCAAGAAATGAATCCTGCAACGCCGTCATGGGATAAACGCAAATTAGCATTGTATGTGGACGTAGATTTTTCAGCTAATACGATAACAACTCCTCGCGAGGCAGTCACTGAAAAAGATGCTTATGATATTATCCACGTCGCAGACACTGCTCTGCATCGCATTTGGGAGATTACAGGAGAGTTTGGCGGTATGCAGATTGGTACGAAGGGGTTTATGAAATAA